The sequence ATTGTCCTTTGCGCTACAAATAACCCAAAGGCAGGGGGGATTAAACGCTGTGAAAACCTTAACATGCCCTATATCGTGGGGGCTGAAGACAACTTTATTAGTGCCTTTAAGGGCTGTGTTTTGGTGCTGTGTGCGGGCTATCTTAAAATTTTAAGCCCCAAATTTTTAGCCCACTACAAAGCGATCAATATACACCCTTCTTTTTTACCCCAACACAAGGGGGCAAATGCCCTAAAAAGAAGTTTTTCAAGCCAAAGCGGACTAGGGGTGAGCGTGCATTGGGTGAGCGATGAGCTAGATAACGGTAAGCTCATTTTACAAGAGAGTTTAAGCCTAAAGCCCCAAGAGAGCCTAGAGAGTTACACCCAAAGGGTGCACGCTTTAGAGCATAAACTTTACCCCCAAGCCTCACTAAGGGCACTAGGGTTGCGCCATGCATGATTTATTTATTTTAATGGCGATCACCCCCTTGATCGTTCTAGCCCCCTATGTGAGTCGGGTTTTAAAAATGCCTGTGGCGGTGCTAGAGATTTTGCTAGGCACTTTGGGAGTTTACTTTGGGCTTTTAAAACCCAACGCTAATTTCAGCACGATGGCTGAGGTGGGGTTTTTATTCTTAATGTTTTTGTGTGGCATGGAAGTGGATTTGTATGTCTTTAAGCAAATGGAGCGCAAAACACTAAAGAAAATCCTAAGTTACTTTGGCATTCTCTATGCAATGGCGAGCACCATTACCCTAAGTGCACACTTGCCCGCCCTTTACATCATCGCCCTGCCCATTGTGAGCTTGGGGATGATCATGACTCTTGTTCGCGACTATGGCAAGGACAAGCCGTGGCTAAATTTGGTGCTGAAAGTCGGGGTTTTGGGTGAGCTCACGAGCATTATTTTACTTGTGGTCGTGGACGGGATTTACTTACACGGCTTGGGGGCGGATTTGATTAAGACTTTGGGGATTTTATTGGTTTTCTTGTTCATCATGGCGCGCTTGGTGCGTATTTTTAGGGTGTTGTTTTGGTGGTTTCCTAGGCTAAAGGCTTTTATCATGCCAAGCAACGAGGCGAACCAAGACATGCGCTTTGCGCTCATGCTTTTCTTTATTTTGGTGGGGATTGTGGCGTGGCTCAAATTAGAGTTGGTTTTGGGGGCATTTTTAGCCGGCACACTCATTTCTACCTTCTTCCCCCATAAGCACGAGTTGTTTGACAAGCTCAACGACATCGGCTTTGGCTTCTTTGTCCCTTTGTTTTTTATCCATGTTGGCTCGACTTTGGACTTGCATTTGATTTTAACCCACCCGAAGTTTCTCATCCACGCCGCCCTAGTTATGGCGTGCATGGCAAGCCTGCACTTTTTTAGCAGTTTTGTCGTGTTTAAAGGGGAGTTAAAAAGCGTGAAAAACACCGCCATGTTTGCCATGAGCGCGTCCATGCCCCTAACTTTTCTCGTAACCACCGCCAGCGTGGGGCTAAGGGTGGGGGCGATCAATGAGGAAACTTATTATGCGTTTTTGTTGGCGGCGGTCTTTGAGGGGGTGCTTTTCACCACCTCAATTAAGATTTTACAAAGACCCCCTAAGCTAGCCTAGAAAGTGTAGAGGTAGCGCACATACACAGAGTAATCGCGTTTCAAGCTGTAATAATACCCCCCTGTGTTCGCACTCTTAGAGGGGAAGAAAGGATTAACCAACATGGGCAATTTCACGCCCAGCTCCAAACCATTGTGCTTGTAAATGTTGGTCCTAAAGCCAAAGTTCAACCACACATTGAAGTTGCCGTGGTGGGGCAAGCCTGAAAGGTTAGCGCTGGGGTCTGCGGCTAAAAGGGCAGCTTTCCAAGCGTGTAAGGTGGCGGCATTGACTTGCCACGCGTTGCCCCCGATGGCAAAGCCCCCAAACACGCCCACGCTGGCGTTTTTGCGATCAATGAAGTTGCCCATGATGTCCGCGCCAATCCCATAAGCGACCATGCTCAAGCGGACATTTTGGTCATAGCCCACGAGGCTTAATTGTGGCCCCAAGTCGCTAAAGCCGTAGTCTAAAAAGCCATAGTAGCGCACGCCTAGCCACTTCGTCTTGGCATGGGGGAGCTTAAAGAAAAACTTCTGCCCGATTAAAAACCCAAAGCCATTCATCGCCCCATTGGCGTATTTAGCATGCCAACTGACATTTGTGCCTTGCCAGTTCTTGTAATCTGGACCCGTACCGGGAGGGTATGATGTGCCATTGGGGGCGACTGTGTTATACAGGTTGGTATTCATCCTGCCCTGCCCGACTTGGTAGCCCGCCCCAATGAAAGTGCCACTCTCTTCGGCTGTCAAACTCCCCACAACCCCGAGGGCTAGAGGGACACCTAGTAAAAACTTTCTCATCGCAATCCTTTAAAGTTCATCACAAAAAGATATAAATAGACCACAATCATAGCATGTTTCCTCTCATAAAACAAGAATTCTATATTTTTTATGGCACGCCCCCCTATAAAATTTAAGTATAATAGCCCGCTATCTTACCAAAAAAGAGTTGCATTTGCCAAACAGCATTAAAATCTATGGTGCCAAAGAGAATAATTTAAAAAACATTGACCTTGAAATCCCTAAAAATCAATTCATTGTTTTTACGGGGCTTAGCGGATCGGGCAAGTCCACGCTCGCCTTTGACACGCTCTATGCTGAGGGGCAACGGCGTTACTTAGAGTCGCTCTCTAGCTATGCGAGGCAGTTTTTAGACAAGGTGGGCAAACCGGCGGTGGATAAAATCGAGGGGCTGATCCCTGCCATTGCGATCGATCAAAAAACCACTTCCAAAAACCCCCGTTCCACGGTGGGCACGACCACAGAGATTTACGACTATTTGCGCTTGCTTTATGCCCGCGTGGGGCGGCAACACTGCCACTTGTGTGGCGCACCCATTGCATCCATGCAGCCTAGCGACATCATCGCCCAAGTCTTGCAAGAGTGTGCGGGGCGTAAGGTGTTGGTTTTAGCCCCCCTAGTGGATAATAAAAAAGGACACTTCAACGACATTTTGCAGGGCTTGCGCCAAAAGGGCTTTGTGCGGGCGCAAATTGACGGGGTCTTAACCCGCCTTGATGAGCCCTTGGAACTTGCCAAGAACAAAAAGCACAGCATTAAAGCCGTAGCCGATCGCCTTGAAGTGAGCGCACAAAACCAAGCGAGGCTCTCAAGTGCGCTAGAGCGGGCTTTGGCTGAGGGCTATGGGCGGGTAGAGGTGTTGGACTTAGACACGAACAAAAGTCGCCATTACAGCGAGCATTTGGCGTGCTTTGCTTGTAAAGTGAGCTTTGAGCCCCTAGAGCCCGTGAGCTTTTCGTTCAACTCGCCCAAAGGGGCTTGCCCTGAGTGCGCAGGGCTTGGGGCAAAGGTGAGTTTAGATATCCAAAAACTCTTAGATTTTAACCTCCCCATAGGCGACATGAAAAAAATTTTCTACCACAACGCCTACTATTGCGCCTTGTTTGAAGGCTTTTGTGCCACAAATGGGCTAGACACAAATAGCCTATTTGACAAGCTAGACCCCCACCAACAAGAAGCCCTACTTTATGGCAATGGCAAAGAAGTGCACTTCACCTACAAACAACAAAGCCTTAGCCGTCAGTGGATGGGGCTCATCCAAATCGCTTACGACTTCTTTAAGGACAGCAAGGACTTGAGCCAATACATGTATGAAAAGCCCTGCACCAGCTGCAAGGGTTACCGCCTAAAACGGCAATCTTTGGCGGTGCAAGTGGCGGGGCTAAACATCTCTAGCTTGATAGACATGCCCATAAACGCCGTGCATGCCTTCTTTAAGGACAAAGCCCACTTCGCCTATTTAAGCCCGCAAGAACAGCGCATCGCCGCCCCGATTTTAAAAGAGATCAACGAGAGGGTGTTTTTCTTAGTGGATGTGGGTTTGGGTTATCTCACTTTAGGGCGGGACGCAAGGACTCTTAGCGGGGGGGAGGCACAACGCATAAGGATCGCTAGTCAAATTGGCAGTGGGCTTACGGGGGTGTTGTATGTGCTAGACGAACCAAGCATTGGCTTACACGAAAGGGACACCGCTAAACTCATACGCACTTTAAAGAATTTACAGCAAAAGGGCAACACTTTAATCGTGGTAGAGCATGACAAAGAAACGATCAAGCAAGCGGATTTCATCGTGGATATTGGTCCAAAAGCGGGCAAGCACGGGGGACAAGTGGTTTTTAGCGGCAGTGTGACTAAACTTTTGCAAAGCACCCACCCAACGGCGTTATACTTGCAAGGGGTGAAAAACATCACAAGACCCAAGTTAACCCCGCCTAAAAACCCGGCTTGTTTGCAATTAAAGGATGTACATATCCACAACATTAAAAACTTGCAGGTGAAAATCCCGCTAAAACAATTTGTGTGTGTTACGGGGGTGAGTGGGAGCGGTAAAAGCTCTTTGATTTTACAAACACTCTTGCCCATCGCCCAAGAGAAGTTAAACCATGCCAAAAAAGCGGGGGGTGGGGGTTGTGCAGGGCTTGGAGCATTTAGACAAGGTGATTTACTTAGACCAAGCCCCCATAGGCAAGACCCCACGAAGCAACCCCGCCACTTACACGGGGGTGATGGACGACATCCGCGAACTCTTTGCCCAAAGCAAGGATGCAAAAGTGCTAGGCTATAGCGCAAGTCGCTTTAGCTTCAATGTGCGGGGGGCGGTGCGAGAAGTGCCACGGGGAGGGGGAGATTAAAATTGAAATGCACTTTTTACCAGATGTCCTAGTGCAATGCGACAGCTGTAAGGGGAGCAAATACAACGAACAAACCCTAGCGGTGAAAATCAAGGATAAGTCCATTGCAGATATTTTGCACATGAGCGTGGAGGAAGCCCTAGAGTTTTTCTCTAAAATCCCCAAAATCGCCGCCAAATTGCAGACTTTAAACGCCGTGGGGCTAGGTTACATCACGCTAGGACAAAACGCCACGACCTTAAGCGGAGGGGAGGCGCAGCGCATTAAATTAGCCAAAGAACTGAGCCGCAAAGACACGGGCAAGACTTTGTATATCTTAGACGAGCCCACCACGGGGCTGCACTTTGAGGATATACAACTTCTCTTAAATGTCTTGCACTCTTTAGTGGCTTTGGGCAACTCTATGATTGTCATCGAGCACAATTTAGACATCATTAAGAACGCAGACCATGTCATTGACATGGGTCCTGAGGGAGGCTCTGGGGGGGGGCAAGTTGTCGCTACAGGCAGTCCTGCAACCTTGGCTAAAAACCACGCTAAAACGGGAAGTTTCACGGGCAAATATTTAGCCCTAGAGTTGGGGCTTTAAGATAAAAATTTTTAGGTAAATCAGCACCGATTAGACCTAAAAATCCATGTAAAATAAACTTGAAGCATTTGCTAGGGAACTTTAAGCCCATTAAGTGGGCGTCTTTAAAAACTTTCATTTACCAAAGTAAACAAGAGTTTTGCTATAGTCTGCGGTATGAGAACCGAAGGTTGGGCGAAAGCCTGACCTGGAAGGTTTTCAAATTTTTGGAAGGAGAATGTTATGAGCAACAACAGCAACAACAGCAGGAACAGCAACAACAGCAATAACAGCAGCAGCAGCAACCGCAACAATAGCAATAACAGCAACAATAGCAATAACAGCAACAACCAAGACTAAGCTGTGCTTGCCCCTCCCCCTCGTGGGGGGGTGAGATCCCCTACAAGTTCTTTCTTCTTTTAAGCTTTTTTCAGATCCTAGATTATGAGCAGGTCGAGGTGTGGCTCTTGATCCAAGCTTTTAGTCAAACCAAGAGGGTATGTTCACCTAGAATTTGTAACTTTCATCAATAGTTAAGCAATCCTAACACTGCTTGCTTATAGGCTTGTGCACTCTCTTCATCCTTGCCTTCAAAACGCGTAACGAGCATGGGCGTGGTGTTGCTCGCCCTAACAAGCGCAAAGCCATCTTTAAAGACCACTCTAATCCCATCAATGTCTATCAAGTCCACAATGGGGGGGAAGTTTTGCGGTAATTGCCCCCTTAGACTCTCTTTAAGTCTTTCAATGATTTCAAACTTCTCTTCTTCTTTGACAGCGATTTTTTCCTCAGGGGTTTTATAAGAGTAGGGTAAGTTCTTTAAACTCTCTTCTAAAGTGTTTGGGGCTTGCTCTAAAAACAACTCTAAGAGGCGCAAACACGCATACAGCGCATCGTCATAGCCAAAATAGCGGTCGTTGAAGAATAAATGCCCGCTCATCTCGGCGGCGAAGTGGGCGTTTGTTTCTTTAAGCTTGACCTTTAAATTGCTATGCCCCGTTTTATACATAATAGCTTGCCCGATTGCGTTGATGGCGTTGTACATGACTTGCGAACATTTGACTTCGCCGATGACTAGGGGCTTAATGCCTTTTTGGGCTAGGCTCTTGGCAAATAAAATCGCCAGCTCATCGCCTGCATAAATGCGCCCCCTTGTTAGCAAGGCGACTCGATCTGCGTCCCCGTCAAAGGCAATGCCGATAGGGATTTGATGCGCTTGCATGTGCGCTTGCAAGTCTTTTAAATTCTTGGCTTCACTAGGGTCGGGGTGGTGGTTAGGGAAAGTCCCATCGGGGGTAGAATAAAGGCTATCAAACTTGATATTTAACGCCCTTAGCACCGGCTCTAAACCGATCGCCCCCACTCCATTGCCAAAATCCAAAGCGATTTTATAGGGGAAGTTTTGTAGGTGTGCAAAGGCGTTGATCAAATAGGCATGGTAGGCCTCTTTGGCGTTAAGTGTGTGGGTGGGTGCGGATTTTTGGGTGTAGGGTGTGGGGGCTTTTAGCATTTGCTCTTTTAGCTCTTGAATGGCTTGCCCGTAAAAGGGCTTTTGATCTAAAGTGATCTTAAAGCCATTGTATTCGGGGGGGTTGTGCGAGCCGGTGATCATAATGGAGTGGGGGGTGTGGGTGTTGTCAATGGGATTAAAGGTGGCAAAGTAAGCTACGGGCGTGGGGACAAGCCCCATATCATAAACTTCTACAAAGTTTTCAAGCCCGCTTTTAAGCCACTGAAATAAGGTGGGCGAGTGGGTGCGGGCATCGTAGCCTAAAGCCACTTTGGGGCAGGTTTGCGCCATGATTTTACCCAGCTCTAGCCCGATTTGGCGCACACAAGGCTCGTTTAAATTCTTGTTGAAAATCCCCCTAATGTCGTATTCTCTAAAAATGCTTGGGTCTAATTGCATCAAAGTCCTTTACTGATTTACTGGTAAATATAGGCGTTTGTCAAGGGAATGGTGTTGTCTACACTGTTGGTTAAAAGCAGTTGGTAAAGATCAACACTACCTACCCTAAAGGCGGAGGCGCAGCTGTTTAAGTAGAGCGACCACATACGGATGAAGCGGGCATCATACATTTGGGAGATTTGCTCTTGTTTATCGCAAAAGTTTTTATACCAAAGGTCCAGAGTTTTGGCGTAGTGTAAGCGTAAACTCTCGGCTAAGACTAAGTGAAAATCGCTTTCACTGGCAACAGAAATCACTTCACGCAAAGAGGGCAGATACCCGCCGGGAAAAATGTATTTATCAATCCATGCGTTGGTGGTGCCCTCAAAGCAACATAAAATGGAGTGCAGTAAGAACATGCCCCCCACTTTCAGCACTTCCTTGACTTTTTTAAAGTAAAAGGGCAGATTCGCCTTGCCGACATGCTCGAACATCCCGACACTCACCACTTTATCAAAGCGGTAATGCAAGCCGTCCAAATCTTGGTAATTTAACAGCTTGATCGTAACCCGATCGGACAATCCTAAATCCTTCACCCGTTGGCTCGCCTGCTTAAATTGCTCTTCAGAGATGGTGATTCCCATCACTTCCACATTGTATTCTTGCGCTGCCCGAATGGAGAGATAACCCCAACCACAGCCAATGTCTAAAAGTTTTTCGCCCTGCTTGAGGTCTAATTTTTTTAAGGTGTGATCTAACTTTTGCAATTGGGCTTGGTACAAAGTGTCGCTCTCTTTTTTAAAGTAAGCGCAAGAGTAGCTTAAGGTTTCGTCTAGCCATAGGGCGTAAAATTCATTGCCTAAATCATAGTGGCTTTCAATATTTGATTTTTCTTTGTCTGCGGGTTGGATGGGTGTAGCGTTGTCGTGTTTGTGCAAATGGTCATAGTTTGTCTGTAAATACAGCACCCGCATCACGGCATCCATCGAGCCCTCAATGTCGATCAGCCCGTCCATGTAGGCTTCGGCAATGGTTAAGGACATGTCCTTTTTAATGTCGCTCATTTTTAGGGGGCGGTTGATTTTTATGGTGAATTGTGGGGTTTTGGTGCCGTTTTGGTAGACTTCTTTGTCCCAAAACACCACGCGGTAATCCCCATTTTGCCATTTCTTAAACATGGATTTTAGAAAAAATTTAGAGAGCATGGTTTAAACCTTCGTTTGTGCTCCACCTATTGTGGGGTGTGCTAAGGCGTGTAAAGCCGCCATTGTAAACTAATTTCATTTAAAAATCCTTAGCGTTGCGCGGCCAAAAGTTTGCGTTAACCATTTTTAGGCTAAAATGGGCAGCTAGTTTTTTAAGACTAGTGAGCAAAAAACTATAAAAAAAGGGAGTTTATGAAAACAAAGACACTTGATCTACTAAGACAACTTCAAGCCGACAGCATTGTTTTGTTCATGAAGTTACACAATTTCCATTGGAATGTGAAAGGGCATGACTTCCACGCCGTGCATAAATTCACGCAAGCCGTGTACGAAGAGTTTGCCGACATGTTTGACGATTTGGCCGAAAGGGTGGCCCAACTAGGGCATGTCCCCGTGGTAACCCTTGCCGAGGCGTTGAAAGTCGCCCACATTAAAGAGGAGAGCAAGCACAGTTTCCACTCTAAAGAAGTGTTTGAAGCCGTTTTGCACGACTACGAGCATTTGGAAAAACACTTTACCCAACTCTCGGAATTTGCCGATGAAGCGGGCGATAAAGTCACCGCCGCCTACGCCGACGAACAGCTTGCTAAATTGCAAAAATCTGTATGGATGTTGAAGGCTAGTCTAGCTTAATGCTACAGGATCAAGACCAAGGTTTAGAGGTTTTGGAGGGCGACCCCCTTGAAAAGTGGGGGGAAATCCTACTGCACGCCAGTCCCAAGCGTTCTTTTGAGGAATTGGAGCGGTTTTTAGAGTGGCAGGCTTTAGGCACACTCTTTTTAGAACAAGAAGGCTTGGAGGATAAGTTTGAGGCGTTGTTAAAACAGCTGAGATTTGATCCCAACTTGCAAGAAAAAGTGCACGCTAAAAAGGTGGATTTAGCCATACAATCCATGGCAGCCGTCCTTAGTGGGCATGAATAGGCTTTGGTTCGTGTTGCTCCTAGCCCCTATATTATATGCTAAACCGCTAGATCGCACACTCACGCTTAAAAAAGACGAGGTTTTTAGTGGAAAGTTGCAACTAAATAAATTTAAAAAGCCCCTAAGTTTGCGCTGGACTCTTTTTAAAGATCACGGGTTAGTGGTGCATTTAAAGTTAAACCACTTCCCCTATCAATTCATTTTATACAAGGATTTACAACGCAACACCTTTAGAGCGGATATTTTTAAAGAGAATAGCGCAGAGCAAAAGATCAGCGGCAATTACGAACATCCCTATTTTTTGGTAACCTTTAAAAACTTCAACGACAAAGAGGGGGCGGCGACCTTGAGGGTGAAAGCATCTTCCCAACTTAAATGGATCGAACCTTAATGTTAGAGCGCATACAAGCCAAGATCGAAGCATATTTAGAAGAGGTGGGTAGCCCACAAGTCTTACGCATGGCACAGAACTTAGGCATGGGTAAAATGCTAAGAAGCCGTTTGATTTTAACCATTTGCGCCAAACACCCTAAGCTCGTGGATTTTTGCGCCATCATAGAAATGATCCAAACCGCCTCCCTGCTCCACGATGATGTCATCGACCACGCTGCCACAAGGCGCGGACACGAGTCGCTAAACCACGCCTTTGGCAACACAAACGCCATCATGCTCGGCGACATTTTCTACTCCAAGGCTTTTTGTGCCTTAGCCGACTTTGCCAAACCCATCATAGAGGTGGTCGCCCAAAGCGTGGTGGCCCTCTCTAGGGGCGAAATCAAAGACACCCAAATGGCGCAAGGCTTTAACCCCAGCCAAGATTTTTACATCGACATGGTCGCCGACAAGAGCGCAGCCCTGATTGTGGCAAGCAGTGGGGGGGCAGCCCTTTTAGCGGGCTTGGACTTTAAAAAATACGCCGCCTTTGGGCACAACTTTGGCATCGCCTTTCAAATCATTGACGACTTGCTCGACATCACACAACCTAAAGAGGTGCTGGGTAAGCCTGCTTTTAGTGACTTTAAAGAGGGCAAGAGCACCCTGCCCTATATCCTTTTGCACCAACGCCTAAGCCCCGCAGAGCAGGGCATTTTAAGGGGGTATTTTAAAAGCCCCAAAGAAGAGGCAAAGCTGTGGTGCAGTGAAAAATTTAAAGAACATAACATCATCCAAGCCACTTTGCAAGAGGCCAAAGCCTACACCCAAAAAGCCCTAGAGGCGATTAGGGGCGAGAACAACCAAGCCCTAGAGGCAATGGCTTTGCAGGTTTTGGAAAGACAATTTTAGGGGGCTAGAGTGGATCCGTATTATAGTGTCCTCAGTTTCACGCATAAACGCCTACCCATTGAGTTGCGCGAGCAGTTGGCTTTTAAAGACAACGCCGCCTTGCTGCACTTTTTGCAGGATTTAAAGCACCAACAGCCAAGCCTCAAGGAAATCATCGGGCTTTGCACCTGTAATCGGGTGGAATTTTACTGCTATGGGACGGTGGATTTTAGCGTGGTTTTGCAGGCACTCGCGCACGCCAAGAGCTTACCCCTCACCCTTTTGCAAGAAAAGAGTACGCAATACACCCACACAGAGGCGGTTTATCACAGCTTTAGCGTGGCAAGCAGCCTTGATAGTCTCGTGGTGGGCGAAACGCAAATCACG is a genomic window of Helicobacter sp. NHP19-012 containing:
- a CDS encoding cation:proton antiporter yields the protein MHDLFILMAITPLIVLAPYVSRVLKMPVAVLEILLGTLGVYFGLLKPNANFSTMAEVGFLFLMFLCGMEVDLYVFKQMERKTLKKILSYFGILYAMASTITLSAHLPALYIIALPIVSLGMIMTLVRDYGKDKPWLNLVLKVGVLGELTSIILLVVVDGIYLHGLGADLIKTLGILLVFLFIMARLVRIFRVLFWWFPRLKAFIMPSNEANQDMRFALMLFFILVGIVAWLKLELVLGAFLAGTLISTFFPHKHELFDKLNDIGFGFFVPLFFIHVGSTLDLHLILTHPKFLIHAALVMACMASLHFFSSFVVFKGELKSVKNTAMFAMSASMPLTFLVTTASVGLRVGAINEETYYAFLLAAVFEGVLFTTSIKILQRPPKLA
- a CDS encoding DUF2018 family protein; its protein translation is MLQDQDQGLEVLEGDPLEKWGEILLHASPKRSFEELERFLEWQALGTLFLEQEGLEDKFEALLKQLRFDPNLQEKVHAKKVDLAIQSMAAVLSGHE
- a CDS encoding outer membrane protein produces the protein MRKFLLGVPLALGVVGSLTAEESGTFIGAGYQVGQGRMNTNLYNTVAPNGTSYPPGTGPDYKNWQGTNVSWHAKYANGAMNGFGFLIGQKFFFKLPHAKTKWLGVRYYGFLDYGFSDLGPQLSLVGYDQNVRLSMVAYGIGADIMGNFIDRKNASVGVFGGFAIGGNAWQVNAATLHAWKAALLAADPSANLSGLPHHGNFNVWLNFGFRTNIYKHNGLELGVKLPMLVNPFFPSKSANTGGYYYSLKRDYSVYVRYLYTF
- a CDS encoding polyprenyl synthetase family protein, with protein sequence MLERIQAKIEAYLEEVGSPQVLRMAQNLGMGKMLRSRLILTICAKHPKLVDFCAIIEMIQTASLLHDDVIDHAATRRGHESLNHAFGNTNAIMLGDIFYSKAFCALADFAKPIIEVVAQSVVALSRGEIKDTQMAQGFNPSQDFYIDMVADKSAALIVASSGGAALLAGLDFKKYAAFGHNFGIAFQIIDDLLDITQPKEVLGKPAFSDFKEGKSTLPYILLHQRLSPAEQGILRGYFKSPKEEAKLWCSEKFKEHNIIQATLQEAKAYTQKALEAIRGENNQALEAMALQVLERQF
- a CDS encoding phosphomannomutase/phosphoglucomutase, whose amino-acid sequence is MQLDPSIFREYDIRGIFNKNLNEPCVRQIGLELGKIMAQTCPKVALGYDARTHSPTLFQWLKSGLENFVEVYDMGLVPTPVAYFATFNPIDNTHTPHSIMITGSHNPPEYNGFKITLDQKPFYGQAIQELKEQMLKAPTPYTQKSAPTHTLNAKEAYHAYLINAFAHLQNFPYKIALDFGNGVGAIGLEPVLRALNIKFDSLYSTPDGTFPNHHPDPSEAKNLKDLQAHMQAHQIPIGIAFDGDADRVALLTRGRIYAGDELAILFAKSLAQKGIKPLVIGEVKCSQVMYNAINAIGQAIMYKTGHSNLKVKLKETNAHFAAEMSGHLFFNDRYFGYDDALYACLRLLELFLEQAPNTLEESLKNLPYSYKTPEEKIAVKEEEKFEIIERLKESLRGQLPQNFPPIVDLIDIDGIRVVFKDGFALVRASNTTPMLVTRFEGKDEESAQAYKQAVLGLLNY
- a CDS encoding class I SAM-dependent methyltransferase: MLSKFFLKSMFKKWQNGDYRVVFWDKEVYQNGTKTPQFTIKINRPLKMSDIKKDMSLTIAEAYMDGLIDIEGSMDAVMRVLYLQTNYDHLHKHDNATPIQPADKEKSNIESHYDLGNEFYALWLDETLSYSCAYFKKESDTLYQAQLQKLDHTLKKLDLKQGEKLLDIGCGWGYLSIRAAQEYNVEVMGITISEEQFKQASQRVKDLGLSDRVTIKLLNYQDLDGLHYRFDKVVSVGMFEHVGKANLPFYFKKVKEVLKVGGMFLLHSILCCFEGTTNAWIDKYIFPGGYLPSLREVISVASESDFHLVLAESLRLHYAKTLDLWYKNFCDKQEQISQMYDARFIRMWSLYLNSCASAFRVGSVDLYQLLLTNSVDNTIPLTNAYIYQ
- a CDS encoding Dps family protein, with amino-acid sequence MKTKTLDLLRQLQADSIVLFMKLHNFHWNVKGHDFHAVHKFTQAVYEEFADMFDDLAERVAQLGHVPVVTLAEALKVAHIKEESKHSFHSKEVFEAVLHDYEHLEKHFTQLSEFADEAGDKVTAAYADEQLAKLQKSVWMLKASLA
- a CDS encoding formyltransferase family protein; protein product: MQNLIEKLHQKVYWQQDKEIRLEIVLCATNNPKAGGIKRCENLNMPYIVGAEDNFISAFKGCVLVLCAGYLKILSPKFLAHYKAINIHPSFLPQHKGANALKRSFSSQSGLGVSVHWVSDELDNGKLILQESLSLKPQESLESYTQRVHALEHKLYPQASLRALGLRHA